One Amphiprion ocellaris isolate individual 3 ecotype Okinawa chromosome 5, ASM2253959v1, whole genome shotgun sequence genomic region harbors:
- the synprb gene encoding synaptoporin b: protein MCMVIFAPIFAICAFATCGGYYGHLQVKVDCADRRQSNLSINIDFGYPFRLHQVHFKAPLCDVKREEILFLDGDFSSAAQFFVTVGVFAFLYSLLATIVYVFYQNKYLKHNRGPLVDFVVTVIFSFMWLVSSCCWAKALSDIKTATNPTQVLLLMSACRAQENKCSVTEEPLWSRLNTAAVFGFVNVVLWVGNIWFVFKETGWYKTGQRYPTRSASGKRSSEMRQRLYSESSFDQPEEGFGLSRQNSFNQSKSDFGLQRQASINQSQVSFSLPQTYLGKPVIYDRRDKVVSKGPMIFVNEM from the exons atgtgtatggTTATATTCGCTCCG ATTTTTGCCATCTGTGCTTTTGCAACATGTGGAGGATACTATGGTCACCTCCAGGTTAAAGTGGACTGTGCAGACAGGAGGCAGAGCAACCTCAGCATCAACATTGATTTTGGCTATCCTTTCAG ATTACATCAAGTGCATTTCAAGGCTCCTTTGTGCGACGTGAAAAGAGAAGAGATTCTTTTCCTGGATGGCGACTTCTCCTCAGCTGCTCAGTTTTTCGTGACTGtgggtgtttttgctttcctCTACTCACTGCTGGCAACAATTGTCTACGTCTTCTACCAGAACAAGTACCTGAAGCACAACAGAGGCCCACTCGTG GATTTTGTTGTGACAGTCATCTTCTCCTTCATGTGGCTGGTCAGCAGTTGTTGTTGGGCCAAAGCTCTCTCTGACATCAAGACAGCCACAAACCCAACACAGGTGCTTCTTCTCATGTCTGCCTGCAGAGCTcaggaaaacaaatgttcaGTTACAGAGGAGCCTCTCTGGTCACGTCTTAATACAGCAGCG gtttttggttttgttaatGTGGTGCTCTGGGTTGGGAATATTTGGTTTGTCTTCAAAGAGACGGGCTGGTACAAGACTGGGCAGAGATACCCGACCAGGAGTGCTTCTGGGAAACGTTCAAGTGAAATGCGACAGCGACTCTACAGCGAGAGCAGCTTCGACCAGCCAGAGGAGGGTTTTGGTCTCTCCAGGCAGAACAGTTTCAATCAGTCAAAGAGTGATTTTGGTCTGCAGAGACAAGCTAGCATCAACCAGTCACAAGTAAGCTTCAGCTTACCGCAGACATATCTGGGTAAACCGGTCATTTATGATAGACGGGATAAGGTCGTTTCTAAAGGGCCCATGATATTTGTCAATGAGATGTGA